In Risungbinella massiliensis, the genomic stretch GTTATTCGAACCGGGGAAAGTACTCCTTATGCAAATAGTAAAAATATTTTATAATTTTCGTAAATGTTCGTTAATAGGAAAAAAGAAGCCCGCTATGTAAGCGGGGGCCTTTGATACTTAATATAACGAACATTTAAATTTGTCATCGATTATAGAACTTTAGTAAATAACACCCGAATACAAAATTGCTAATGCCCTTTTAACGAAACTTCGCAAAGCTGGCTTCACTGATGCATTTGTAAAAGTAAAAAAACAGAAGTTATCATATATAGTACAAGTAGGAGCATTCGGAAACAAAACAAATGCAACAGCG encodes the following:
- a CDS encoding SPOR domain-containing protein, which produces MANALLTKLRKAGFTDAFVKVKKQKLSYIVQVGAFGNKTNATALVQQLKNAGFSNARII